The Aerosakkonema funiforme FACHB-1375 genome has a segment encoding these proteins:
- a CDS encoding GTP cyclohydrolase II, translated as MDNQKPVSKHKHIVLTSHPHRSAQKPAIHWGKSDPIERGPIIGTLTNANQRNAIGTHSGSYAVYRALAIASGALQANHRPDLTNTSPVVRIGPHPSWADPDRIISLDPFGAIVGEVYTQFYEQGYDIRPTIAVTKAHINMPELLDEVAKGELQIDGKILKSNGNLVVTKVAIDPVWYLPGIAQRLQVKESDLRRILFQQTGGMFPELVTRPDLHVFLPPIGGITVYVIGDVEAITDPNRLLAVRIHDECNGSDVFGSDICTCRPYLVHGIEVCIQTAQSGGAGVIVYFRKEGRALGEVTKFLVYNARKRQEGGDRADAYFARTECVAGVQDMRFQELMPDVLHWLGITRIDRLVSMSDMKYNAIVNSGIQIVERIAIPEDRIPDDAKVEIAAKQAAGYFTPGEVPDAIALAGIKGRGLEE; from the coding sequence ATGGATAACCAAAAACCAGTATCTAAGCACAAGCATATTGTTCTGACTTCCCATCCCCATAGATCCGCTCAAAAACCGGCAATACATTGGGGAAAAAGCGACCCGATCGAACGGGGGCCGATTATTGGTACGCTAACTAATGCCAATCAGCGCAATGCGATCGGCACTCACTCCGGATCTTACGCTGTCTATCGCGCACTGGCGATCGCATCCGGCGCACTTCAAGCAAATCACCGTCCGGACTTGACAAATACCTCTCCCGTTGTTCGCATTGGGCCGCATCCCAGTTGGGCCGATCCCGATCGCATTATCTCTCTCGATCCTTTTGGTGCCATTGTCGGTGAAGTTTACACCCAATTTTACGAACAGGGTTACGATATTCGCCCCACAATTGCCGTCACCAAAGCTCACATCAATATGCCCGAATTGTTAGATGAAGTAGCCAAAGGTGAATTGCAAATTGATGGTAAAATTCTCAAAAGTAATGGTAATTTGGTAGTAACTAAAGTTGCGATAGATCCGGTTTGGTATCTACCGGGAATTGCTCAGCGACTTCAAGTTAAGGAAAGCGATTTACGGCGCATTCTTTTTCAACAAACGGGTGGTATGTTCCCAGAGTTGGTGACTCGTCCGGATTTGCACGTTTTCTTACCTCCAATTGGGGGAATTACGGTTTATGTAATCGGAGATGTCGAGGCAATTACAGATCCGAATCGACTGCTGGCGGTGCGGATACACGATGAATGTAACGGTTCGGATGTGTTCGGTTCCGATATTTGCACTTGTCGTCCTTATTTGGTACACGGAATTGAAGTTTGCATCCAAACAGCACAGTCAGGCGGTGCGGGTGTAATTGTTTATTTCCGGAAAGAAGGTCGCGCTTTGGGCGAAGTTACTAAGTTTTTGGTTTATAATGCTCGCAAACGTCAGGAAGGAGGCGATCGCGCTGATGCCTATTTCGCTCGTACCGAATGTGTGGCGGGTGTTCAAGATATGCGCTTTCAAGAACTAATGCCGGATGTGTTGCATTGGTTGGGAATTACGAGGATCGATCGCTTGGTTTCGATGAGCGATATGAAGTATAACGCGATTGTCAATTCTGGTATTCAAATAGTCGAAAGAATTGCGATTCCTGAAGATCGAATTCCCGATGATGCCAAAGTGGAAATCGCCGCTAAACAAGCAGCAGGTTACTTCACACCGGGAGAAGTTCCAGATGCGATCGCGTTGGCGGGAATTAAGGGTCGCGGTTTGGAAGAGTAG
- a CDS encoding gamma-glutamyl-gamma-aminobutyrate hydrolase family protein has translation MKFHPPLIGITTSSQRQTASFCVRREYVDAVRLAGGLPMLLTPGEANLATILEWVDGIVFSGGGDIDPAAYNGAAHPSIYNVDAERDRFELSLAQLALETDIPILGICRGLEILVVASGGKLVTHLPDEFGETTVHRAEQASPCEHNVQITPNSRLATIIGPGEAKIVSWHHQAASTIPPSWRLTAQASDGVIEALEHQHHPWALALQWHPELSLQDTRQQQIFRTFVTAAAHRNAAFSQKAG, from the coding sequence ATGAAATTTCATCCACCGCTCATCGGCATCACTACCTCCAGTCAACGTCAAACTGCCAGCTTTTGTGTGCGGCGCGAATATGTAGACGCAGTGCGCCTCGCTGGTGGTTTACCCATGCTGCTAACCCCAGGGGAAGCCAACCTCGCTACTATCCTGGAATGGGTAGATGGGATTGTCTTCTCAGGCGGGGGCGATATTGACCCAGCCGCCTATAACGGCGCAGCCCATCCTAGCATATATAACGTGGACGCAGAGCGCGATCGCTTCGAGCTATCCCTAGCCCAACTCGCTCTGGAAACAGATATTCCCATCTTAGGCATCTGTCGCGGTTTAGAAATACTGGTAGTCGCCAGTGGCGGTAAATTGGTAACCCATTTGCCCGATGAATTTGGCGAAACCACAGTCCACCGTGCCGAACAAGCGAGTCCGTGCGAGCATAACGTTCAAATTACCCCAAATAGCCGCCTTGCCACAATTATTGGCCCAGGAGAAGCAAAAATTGTCTCTTGGCACCATCAAGCAGCTAGCACCATCCCACCAAGCTGGCGTCTTACCGCCCAAGCATCTGATGGCGTCATCGAAGCATTAGAACATCAACATCATCCGTGGGCTCTAGCGCTGCAATGGCATCCAGAACTCTCCCTCCAAGACACCCGCCAGCAGCAAATTTTCCGCACCTTCGTTACAGCAGCAGCACATCGAAACGCCGCATTTTCTCAAAAAGCTGGCTGA
- a CDS encoding RnfABCDGE type electron transport complex subunit D: MLLKDIRDYQILFLSLFLILGIGTRDWTLRPELIVVAIVTCLVTQWLAERATSIAPHLKQNIANLLKRSDNYPHQPNLNLINPQKSTSLRSAAITALSLSLLLRTEHYSTMILAASLAILSKFIFQIHHKHFFNPANFGIIAAITFTKDAWVSPGQWGEDWWYALLFLGTGGMILKRVGRWDTTAAFLGSYALLEAIRNLWLGWTWDVYFHKLMSGSLLLFALFMITDPRSIPNAKISRLLWAASIALLTFILRNYFFLSTAVFWALFALAPLTIILDYLWTAPKFSWSFVKSNLSFSRRQQLTT; this comes from the coding sequence ATGCTGCTAAAAGATATCCGAGACTATCAAATTTTGTTTTTATCCCTGTTCCTCATCTTGGGCATTGGGACAAGGGACTGGACACTGCGGCCTGAGTTAATTGTAGTTGCGATCGTCACCTGCCTGGTAACCCAATGGCTAGCAGAGCGTGCCACATCCATCGCCCCGCACCTTAAACAGAATATCGCAAATCTGCTGAAGCGATCGGACAATTACCCCCATCAACCCAACCTCAATTTAATCAACCCCCAAAAATCGACCTCACTTCGCAGCGCCGCCATCACCGCATTAAGCCTTTCTCTCTTACTGCGAACCGAACATTACAGCACAATGATTCTCGCCGCATCCCTGGCAATCTTAAGTAAATTTATTTTTCAAATCCATCACAAGCATTTTTTTAACCCCGCCAACTTCGGCATCATTGCAGCTATCACCTTCACCAAAGACGCCTGGGTTTCACCCGGACAATGGGGAGAAGATTGGTGGTATGCACTTTTATTTTTAGGCACCGGCGGCATGATATTAAAACGAGTCGGGCGATGGGACACCACCGCCGCTTTTTTAGGTTCCTACGCCTTACTAGAAGCCATTCGCAACCTTTGGCTCGGTTGGACTTGGGACGTATATTTCCACAAGTTAATGAGCGGGTCATTATTACTGTTTGCCCTATTTATGATTACCGACCCCCGCTCAATTCCCAATGCCAAAATAAGTCGTTTGTTATGGGCAGCCAGCATCGCCCTCCTAACCTTTATCCTCCGTAATTACTTCTTCCTTTCCACAGCAGTATTTTGGGCATTGTTTGCGCTTGCACCCTTAACAATTATTCTAGATTACCTTTGGACAGCACCCAAATTTTCCTGGTCATTTGTCAAAAGTAATTTATCCTTCAGCCGCAGACAGCAATTAACAACATAG
- a CDS encoding MFS transporter, whose protein sequence is MLKLITLLIASTMTVMAGATISPALPQMQEFFNNEPNSEFWVKLLLTLPGLFTGLGAPFAGAIIDRFGRKPLLMAAIFLYGIAGGTGCVLSSLTGLLIGRAFLGLAVAAIMTTCVTLIADYYQGPQRNQIMGTQAAFMGYGGVAFLLLGGFLAGLSWRGPFFIYLSAFIILPLVIFSITEPEKTAGHTSNLAEDSDTELPIKTLVPIYLLTFLTMVVFYMIPVQIPFYLRNFQVSSAQVGMAIAASTLASATMSLFYKTIKARLSFQMILVCLYPLIGLGYISVSFANSYAFAVLGLIVAGLGLGLMLPNMNVWLNAIAPVAARGRLLGGLTTSMFLGQFFSPIIIQPIAQQIKLGPTFALVGGVMLALAATIAAVSFVNRPARTA, encoded by the coding sequence ATGCTCAAACTCATCACTTTGCTGATTGCCAGTACGATGACTGTGATGGCTGGTGCGACAATTTCACCAGCTTTGCCCCAAATGCAGGAATTTTTTAACAACGAACCCAATTCAGAATTTTGGGTTAAACTTCTCTTGACTCTGCCTGGATTGTTCACAGGTTTGGGTGCCCCTTTTGCGGGCGCAATTATTGACCGATTTGGACGCAAACCTTTGTTAATGGCGGCGATATTTTTATATGGCATAGCTGGCGGTACTGGTTGTGTCCTCAGTTCTCTGACTGGGTTGTTAATTGGAAGAGCTTTTTTGGGTTTGGCAGTTGCTGCAATTATGACGACTTGCGTCACCCTAATTGCTGATTACTATCAGGGGCCGCAACGCAATCAAATTATGGGTACGCAAGCGGCTTTCATGGGCTATGGTGGAGTGGCTTTCCTGTTATTGGGAGGCTTTTTGGCAGGTCTAAGTTGGCGGGGGCCATTCTTTATTTACCTTTCTGCTTTTATCATTTTACCTCTGGTTATATTCAGCATTACCGAGCCGGAAAAAACAGCAGGACATACATCGAATTTGGCTGAGGATTCCGATACTGAGTTGCCCATTAAAACGCTTGTACCGATTTACTTGCTGACTTTTTTGACGATGGTCGTTTTCTACATGATTCCGGTACAAATTCCATTTTATTTGCGGAATTTTCAAGTCAGCAGCGCTCAAGTAGGGATGGCAATAGCTGCTTCTACTCTCGCTAGTGCAACGATGTCGTTGTTCTATAAAACTATTAAGGCACGTCTCAGTTTTCAAATGATTCTCGTGTGTTTGTACCCCCTGATAGGTTTGGGGTATATCTCAGTTTCATTTGCTAATAGTTACGCTTTCGCAGTTCTCGGTTTAATTGTTGCCGGTTTGGGATTGGGTTTGATGCTTCCCAATATGAATGTTTGGCTGAATGCGATCGCACCTGTTGCCGCTAGGGGAAGATTGCTGGGAGGTTTGACAACTTCTATGTTTTTGGGGCAATTCTTTTCTCCTATTATTATTCAGCCAATTGCCCAACAAATTAAACTTGGCCCTACTTTTGCTCTCGTAGGAGGTGTAATGTTGGCTTTGGCAGCAACGATCGCAGCTGTGTCGTTTGTAAATAGACCCGCCCGTACTGCCTGA
- a CDS encoding DUF2330 domain-containing protein produces MKLFRILITSLITLLAVICFAPTAWAFCGFYVAKADSKLYNKASQVIIARDASNTILTMANDYQGNAKDFALVVPVPVVLQQEQVRVGDPKIIERLDAFSAPRLVEYFDPDPCAVYETEGGVTRGGAVMNAARLRRARDEDNAFGVTVESRFSVGEYDILILSATESNGLQTWLNRNGYKIPAGASQLLQPYIRQNMKFFVAKVNLAEFQKSGYQYLRPLQIAYESPRFMLPIRLGMVNATAEQDLIVYILSPKGQAEVTNYRTVKVPSDAEIPVFVKKEFGDFYKAMFATAYTQEDKKVAFMEYAWDMSNCDPCSAEPLNQEELKQAGVFWLTPARGNNVFITRLHVRYTRDKFPEDLMFQETANRQTFQGRYILRYPFEGDARCEAGQQYKKSLGQRFEQEAQTLAKLTGWNINDIRKKLPVTQNQSQPFWRNIWN; encoded by the coding sequence ATGAAGCTATTTCGTATTTTGATAACTTCACTTATAACATTACTAGCTGTCATTTGCTTTGCCCCTACAGCCTGGGCATTTTGCGGTTTTTATGTCGCCAAAGCAGACAGCAAACTTTACAACAAAGCTTCCCAAGTAATCATCGCCCGCGATGCTAGCAACACTATTTTAACAATGGCAAACGACTATCAAGGAAATGCCAAAGACTTTGCCTTAGTCGTCCCCGTTCCTGTAGTTTTACAACAAGAACAAGTGCGCGTTGGCGACCCCAAAATTATCGAACGTTTAGATGCTTTTAGTGCGCCTCGACTGGTAGAATATTTCGACCCAGACCCTTGTGCAGTTTATGAGACGGAAGGCGGTGTAACAAGAGGAGGGGCAGTAATGAACGCAGCCCGATTAAGAAGGGCTAGGGATGAGGATAACGCCTTTGGTGTCACCGTCGAATCTCGCTTCAGCGTCGGAGAATACGACATTTTAATTTTAAGCGCTACAGAATCAAATGGTTTGCAAACTTGGCTAAACCGCAACGGCTATAAAATTCCTGCGGGTGCAAGTCAACTATTGCAACCTTATATCCGGCAAAACATGAAATTCTTCGTTGCTAAAGTCAACCTCGCCGAATTTCAAAAATCCGGTTATCAATATTTGCGACCGCTACAAATAGCCTACGAATCGCCCAGATTTATGCTACCGATTCGTCTGGGTATGGTAAACGCTACCGCAGAGCAAGATTTAATTGTGTATATCTTATCGCCGAAAGGACAAGCTGAAGTTACCAATTACCGCACAGTCAAAGTGCCATCAGATGCAGAAATTCCTGTCTTTGTCAAGAAAGAATTTGGCGATTTTTACAAAGCCATGTTTGCTACAGCTTACACTCAAGAAGACAAAAAAGTAGCATTTATGGAATATGCCTGGGATATGAGTAACTGCGACCCTTGTTCGGCAGAACCGTTAAATCAAGAAGAACTGAAACAAGCTGGTGTTTTTTGGCTTACTCCCGCCAGAGGTAATAATGTTTTTATTACCCGCCTTCATGTGCGCTATACCCGCGATAAGTTTCCCGAAGATTTGATGTTCCAAGAAACCGCAAACCGCCAAACATTCCAGGGACGATATATTCTGCGCTATCCCTTTGAAGGTGATGCCAGATGTGAAGCAGGTCAACAATACAAAAAATCTTTAGGTCAAAGATTTGAACAGGAAGCACAAACTTTAGCTAAGCTAACTGGATGGAATATCAATGATATTCGCAAAAAGCTTCCCGTAACTCAAAATCAATCCCAACCTTTTTGGCGAAATATTTGGAATTAG
- the aroF gene encoding 3-deoxy-7-phosphoheptulonate synthase, producing the protein MLHAQTEPDQQTVIQISDNVKIGGKDLVIIGGPCTVESMSQMEQVASHLSIAPVQALRGGVYKPRTSPYAFQGLGVEGLEILAKVSQRHNLPVVTEVMAISQIETIAAYADMLQVGSRNMQNFDLLKALGQAGKPILLKRGLAATIEEFLMAAEYILSHGNPDVVLCERGIRSFDNYTRNVLDLGAVAALKQLTHLPVIVDPSHAVGKRELVAPLAKAAIACGADGLIIECHPEPEKSVSDARQALSLEDMVQLVHNLRPVAEAVGRRIPSLKNQPQLIAA; encoded by the coding sequence ATGTTACACGCACAAACAGAACCTGACCAGCAAACAGTTATCCAAATTTCCGATAACGTCAAAATCGGCGGCAAAGACTTAGTAATTATCGGTGGGCCTTGTACCGTCGAAAGTATGTCCCAGATGGAACAAGTCGCCAGTCACCTATCCATCGCACCAGTGCAAGCATTACGGGGTGGCGTTTACAAACCGCGCACTTCCCCCTACGCTTTCCAAGGTTTAGGAGTGGAAGGTTTGGAAATTTTAGCAAAAGTTAGTCAGCGCCACAATTTACCAGTAGTTACCGAAGTAATGGCAATTTCTCAGATAGAAACCATAGCTGCTTACGCCGATATGTTGCAAGTAGGCAGTCGCAATATGCAAAACTTCGACTTACTCAAAGCATTAGGACAAGCAGGCAAACCAATATTACTAAAACGCGGTTTAGCAGCAACTATAGAAGAATTCCTCATGGCAGCTGAATATATTTTAAGTCACGGAAATCCCGATGTCGTGTTGTGCGAACGCGGTATCCGCAGTTTCGATAACTATACTCGCAACGTCTTAGATTTAGGTGCAGTCGCCGCCCTCAAACAACTAACTCACCTGCCAGTAATTGTAGACCCATCCCACGCAGTAGGCAAACGCGAATTAGTCGCACCTTTAGCAAAAGCTGCCATTGCTTGCGGCGCAGATGGACTGATTATCGAATGTCACCCAGAACCGGAAAAGTCAGTTTCCGATGCACGTCAAGCACTTTCTTTAGAAGATATGGTGCAATTAGTTCACAATTTAAGACCAGTAGCAGAAGCAGTTGGCAGGCGCATTCCTTCTCTGAAAAATCAACCTCAACTGATAGCAGCGTAG
- a CDS encoding URC4/urg3 family protein: protein MKEEEIIAYLRTPTAIRERCDRIFKLACENKLNYFRVDLTKLDKCADYVIEVMREDYPNLEIPFHSRWRHFEVGKVSRLTELDRTLTELSPLEKAKVKFDLAIISVLLDAGAGASWQYREQQTGQVFRRSEGLAIASFRMFCQGVFSSNPDLPWQADAKKLQDLTAEALKEGFQVSAENPLVGVEGRLELLQCLGQVLTQNVTVFGTDNPRPGNMVDYLLDKKNDRLAASKVLSAVLEGLGEIWPGRLAIAGVNLGDMWIHPSLGGDRESDRYVPFHKLSQWLTYSLLEPLQEIGLEITGLDELTGLPEYRNGGLCLDKGLLELKQPDVWREPYPVGSEIIVEWRALTVALLDRIAAAIRQKLNMSAAELPLVKVLQGGTWSAGRKIASLLREGGVPPIQIQSDGTVF from the coding sequence ATGAAAGAAGAAGAAATTATTGCCTATTTGAGAACTCCAACGGCGATTCGAGAAAGGTGCGATCGCATCTTTAAATTAGCGTGTGAGAATAAGCTGAATTACTTTCGCGTAGATTTAACAAAATTGGATAAGTGCGCCGACTATGTTATAGAAGTGATGCGCGAAGATTATCCCAACCTGGAAATACCTTTTCACAGTCGCTGGCGACATTTCGAGGTGGGTAAGGTTTCGCGCCTCACCGAACTCGATCGCACTTTGACCGAACTCTCACCCCTAGAAAAAGCTAAAGTAAAATTCGATCTAGCAATTATCAGTGTTTTGCTGGATGCCGGTGCGGGTGCAAGTTGGCAATATCGGGAACAACAAACCGGACAGGTGTTTCGTCGTTCGGAAGGATTGGCAATAGCGAGTTTTCGGATGTTTTGTCAAGGCGTTTTTTCCAGTAACCCAGATTTACCTTGGCAAGCTGATGCGAAAAAACTGCAAGATTTGACCGCAGAAGCGCTAAAAGAAGGATTTCAGGTAAGCGCCGAGAATCCTTTGGTAGGTGTAGAGGGCAGGTTAGAATTATTACAGTGTTTGGGACAGGTGCTAACTCAAAATGTAACAGTTTTTGGTACAGACAATCCGCGTCCGGGAAATATGGTAGATTACCTGCTGGATAAAAAGAACGATCGACTGGCGGCAAGTAAGGTATTGAGTGCAGTTTTAGAGGGATTGGGGGAAATTTGGCCGGGGAGATTGGCCATCGCAGGTGTCAACTTAGGCGATATGTGGATACATCCATCTTTGGGAGGAGATCGGGAGAGCGATCGCTACGTGCCATTTCACAAACTTTCCCAGTGGTTAACTTATTCTCTCCTCGAACCGCTCCAGGAAATCGGGTTAGAAATTACCGGACTGGACGAGCTGACCGGTTTGCCAGAATATCGCAACGGCGGTTTGTGCTTGGATAAGGGACTCCTTGAGTTAAAACAGCCAGATGTGTGGCGCGAACCTTATCCAGTCGGATCTGAGATAATTGTAGAATGGCGAGCGTTAACCGTCGCTTTGCTCGATCGGATTGCCGCCGCCATCAGACAAAAGCTAAATATGAGCGCTGCTGAATTACCGCTAGTGAAAGTATTACAAGGAGGAACCTG
- a CDS encoding bifunctional orotidine-5'-phosphate decarboxylase/orotate phosphoribosyltransferase — protein sequence MQFFDKLLYAIERNQSLLYVGLDPDLDEVVIGEGEDLSQLWEWLDTIIAQTSDLVCAYKPILGFYQALGAPGLKLLEQTLQRIPKHIPIILDAKHSDIYTSTVFAKTAFERWGVDAVTVNTYAGWDHVAPFLLYPGKAVFVLCANANPSAAALQEFPTPSQPFYLHLIDEAKNWGTPEQLGLKVGGTPEILARIRAAAPERLILLQEDYTGDRDLNAILAAGLDKQGEGLLLPVPPNIIEEPGHDIAAAVRDLRDKVNEERMRIVQANPTCDVWLPNVCSLQSEPHRDLILQLYDIGCIIFGEHKQASGAIFPYYIDLRKIISQPQIFHQVLTAYAGILKGLEFDRIAGIPYGSLPTATGLSLRLERPMVFPRKEVKAHGTQKVIEGNFQPGETVVVVDDILISGKSAIEGAGKLQSVGLKVEDIVVFIDHEKGVKDRLKEQGFRAHSALTITEIAETLYNAGRVDEEQFKLLMWEH from the coding sequence ATGCAGTTTTTTGATAAATTACTTTATGCGATCGAGCGCAACCAAAGCTTACTCTACGTCGGACTCGACCCAGACCTAGACGAAGTGGTAATTGGCGAGGGTGAGGATTTATCCCAACTTTGGGAATGGCTGGATACCATCATCGCACAAACATCAGATTTAGTTTGTGCTTATAAGCCGATTCTCGGATTCTACCAAGCTTTGGGCGCACCCGGACTGAAACTGCTGGAACAAACATTGCAGCGCATTCCCAAACATATCCCCATTATCCTGGATGCCAAACACAGCGATATCTATACCAGCACGGTGTTTGCCAAGACTGCCTTTGAACGATGGGGTGTGGATGCCGTTACCGTAAATACCTACGCCGGATGGGATCACGTCGCGCCTTTTTTACTTTATCCGGGTAAAGCAGTGTTCGTGCTGTGCGCTAACGCGAATCCCAGCGCGGCGGCGTTGCAGGAATTCCCGACGCCGAGTCAACCTTTTTACCTGCATTTGATCGATGAAGCGAAAAACTGGGGAACGCCGGAACAGTTGGGGTTGAAAGTGGGTGGTACTCCGGAAATTTTAGCGCGTATCCGGGCTGCTGCACCAGAACGGCTAATTTTGTTACAGGAAGATTATACAGGCGATCGCGATTTAAATGCTATTTTAGCAGCAGGTTTGGATAAGCAGGGAGAAGGATTGCTGCTACCAGTACCTCCTAATATTATCGAAGAACCCGGACACGATATCGCCGCCGCCGTTCGCGATTTAAGGGATAAAGTCAATGAAGAAAGAATGCGAATCGTGCAGGCAAATCCCACTTGCGATGTTTGGTTGCCGAATGTTTGTTCGTTGCAATCCGAACCGCATCGCGATTTAATTTTACAGCTTTACGATATCGGCTGCATTATTTTTGGCGAACACAAGCAAGCATCGGGGGCGATTTTTCCTTATTATATCGATTTACGGAAAATCATATCGCAGCCGCAGATATTTCACCAAGTCTTGACTGCTTACGCGGGGATATTGAAAGGTTTGGAATTTGACAGAATTGCGGGAATTCCTTATGGTTCTTTACCGACGGCGACGGGTTTATCTTTGCGGTTGGAACGTCCGATGGTGTTTCCCCGCAAAGAGGTGAAAGCACACGGTACTCAAAAAGTAATTGAGGGGAATTTTCAACCAGGTGAAACTGTTGTAGTAGTGGATGATATTTTGATTAGTGGAAAAAGTGCGATCGAAGGTGCGGGTAAGCTGCAATCTGTAGGATTGAAGGTGGAAGATATTGTGGTGTTTATCGACCACGAAAAAGGTGTGAAGGATAGGTTGAAGGAACAAGGTTTTCGCGCTCATTCCGCTTTGACGATAACGGAAATTGCCGAAACTCTCTATAATGCCGGTCGAGTTGATGAGGAACAGTTTAAGCTTTTAATGTGGGAACATTAG